One genomic region from Alkalidesulfovibrio alkalitolerans DSM 16529 encodes:
- a CDS encoding helix-turn-helix domain-containing protein → MVERFECWARSRLAKGFSLAEAASAAGTSERTLARRLQSVLGKTPLSYFQDLRVEHAVHLLRTGNASVDQVAAQVGYSDGVTLRALLRRKLGRGVRELRRGG, encoded by the coding sequence ATGGTGGAGCGCTTCGAGTGCTGGGCCAGAAGTCGGCTCGCGAAGGGGTTCTCGCTGGCCGAGGCGGCGAGCGCCGCGGGCACAAGCGAGCGCACCTTGGCGCGGCGGCTGCAAAGCGTTTTGGGTAAGACACCGCTGTCGTATTTCCAGGACCTGCGCGTGGAACATGCCGTCCATCTCTTGCGCACCGGAAACGCGAGCGTCGACCAGGTCGCCGCGCAGGTCGGGTACTCGGATGGGGTGACCCTGCGGGCCCTGTTGCGCCGCAAGCTGGGCCGGGGTGTCAGGGAGTTGCGACGCGGTGGATGA